In a single window of the Serratia quinivorans genome:
- the frdB gene encoding Fumarate reductase iron-sulfur subunit: MAEMNTLKIEVMRYNPERDSEPHFETFAVPYDEQTSLLDALGYIKDNLAPDLSYRWSCRMAICGSCGMMVNRVPKLACKTFLREYTGGMKVEALGNFPIERDLVVDMTHFIESLEAIKPYIIGNNRKPEDGPNVQTPAQMAKYHQFSGCINCGLCYAACPQFGLNPEFIGPAAITLAHRYNLDNRDHGQKQRMAQLNGDNGVWSCTFVGYCSEVCPKHVDPAAAIQQGKVESAKDFMIAMLKPQ; this comes from the coding sequence ATGGCTGAGATGAACACCCTGAAAATCGAGGTCATGCGCTATAACCCGGAACGCGACTCTGAGCCGCATTTCGAGACCTTCGCGGTGCCTTATGATGAGCAAACCTCGTTGCTCGACGCCCTGGGCTACATCAAGGATAACCTGGCCCCCGACCTTTCCTACCGCTGGTCATGCCGTATGGCGATCTGCGGCTCGTGCGGCATGATGGTCAACCGGGTGCCAAAGCTGGCCTGTAAAACTTTCCTGCGCGAGTACACCGGTGGCATGAAGGTTGAAGCGCTGGGCAACTTCCCGATTGAGCGCGATCTGGTGGTCGACATGACCCACTTTATCGAAAGTCTGGAGGCGATTAAGCCTTACATCATCGGCAATAACCGCAAGCCGGAAGATGGCCCTAACGTGCAGACTCCGGCGCAGATGGCCAAGTATCACCAGTTCTCCGGCTGCATCAACTGCGGTCTGTGTTATGCCGCTTGCCCGCAGTTCGGCCTGAACCCTGAGTTTATCGGCCCGGCGGCGATCACCCTGGCGCACCGCTATAACCTGGATAACCGCGACCACGGCCAGAAACAGCGTATGGCGCAGCTCAACGGTGACAATGGCGTCTGGAGCTGTACCTTTGTCGGTTACTGCTCTGAAGTATGTCCGAAACACGTCGACCCGGCCGCTGCCATCCAGCAGGGCAAGGTGGAAAGTGCCAAAGACTTCATGATCGCCATGCTGAAGCCGCAATAA
- the kefA_2 gene encoding Potassium efflux system KefA precursor, with translation MRLIITLLLGCLLSQPVLAAAVPTETQLKQELKQAEGNKNAPNQAETTEALQSALNWLSERKESLTRVEQYQRVIDDFPKMTQELRRQLVIEESKILPNGDNLPASDLEQQILQTSSLLLEQARLLQQEQERTREISDSLGQLPQQQTDARRALTEVQRRLQAQPANPTTPHAQAALALLQTEAAARKAKVDELELAQLSANNRQELARMRAEVYKKRHEKIDIQLQALRNNLNAQRQREAELALEKTEQLAEQNGDLPKSISRQLQINRELSAALNNQAQRMDLISSQQRQAAAQTLQVRQALSTIIEQAQWLGSSSALGETLRAQVATLPEMPKPQQLDGDMAQLRVQRLQFESQLEKLSQREFKRDDGSELTSAERRIVDAQLRTQRELLNSLLSGCDTQILELTKLKVANTQLIEALNEIRDATHRYLFWVPDINPINLSYPINVAHDLTVLLSLDTLSQLGGAFMMMVTSKETLIPIFGALLLVIFSISSRKHYHAFLTRASSRVGKVTQDEFFLTVRTVFWSILVALPLPVLWAALGFGLQSAWNYPVAEAIGKGVTATLPILWVCMICAAFAHPQGLFIVHFRWPVKQVSRAMRYYKMSIWLIVPLIMALITFDSLKEREFASTLGRLCFILLCLALALVTNSLKRAGIPLYLDKKGSGENMVNTALWGLLLSAPVLAALASAVGYLTTAQALLARLETSVAIWFFLLVIYHIIRRWMLIQRRRIAFDRAKQRRADILAQRARGEEETPHTPNSTEGSMDMDDSEIDLDTISAQSLRLVRSILTMIALVSVIVLWSEIHSAFAFLENITLWNVSSTVNGVDTPHPITLGAVLIAILVLIVTMQLVRNLPALLELAVLQHLDLTPGTGYAITTITKYLLLLFGAVLSFSWIGIEWSKLQWVVTALSVGLGFGMQEIFSNFISGLIILFEKPIRIGDTVTIRNLTGSVTKINTRATTISDWDRKEIIVPNKAFITEQFINWSLSDNLTRVVLTVPAPGDANSEEVTKILTNAAERCSLVLDTPAPEVYLVDLQQGIQIFELRIYAAEMGHRMPLRHEIHQLILDGYREHGITLPYPPFQVRSETLSRLTSNGRTPPSTPPPNTKRESGSL, from the coding sequence GTGCGCCTGATTATCACGCTATTGCTCGGTTGTTTACTGTCTCAACCGGTGCTGGCCGCCGCGGTGCCAACCGAAACACAGCTCAAGCAAGAGCTGAAGCAGGCGGAAGGCAACAAAAACGCGCCTAATCAGGCGGAAACCACTGAGGCGCTGCAAAGCGCCCTCAACTGGTTATCGGAACGCAAAGAGTCGCTGACGCGTGTTGAGCAGTATCAGCGGGTGATTGACGATTTCCCGAAGATGACGCAGGAACTGCGCCGTCAGCTGGTCATTGAAGAAAGCAAGATCCTGCCGAATGGCGACAACCTGCCGGCCAGCGATCTGGAGCAGCAGATCCTGCAGACCAGCAGCCTGCTGTTGGAACAGGCCCGTCTGCTGCAACAGGAGCAGGAGCGAACGCGGGAAATCAGCGACTCTCTCGGCCAATTGCCACAGCAGCAGACCGACGCTCGCCGGGCGCTGACGGAAGTGCAGCGCCGTCTGCAGGCTCAACCCGCTAACCCAACCACCCCGCATGCTCAGGCCGCACTGGCGCTATTGCAAACCGAAGCCGCTGCGCGCAAGGCCAAAGTCGATGAACTCGAGCTGGCACAACTGTCGGCCAATAATCGTCAGGAACTGGCGCGAATGCGCGCTGAGGTCTATAAAAAGCGCCACGAGAAGATCGACATCCAACTGCAGGCGCTGCGCAATAACCTCAATGCCCAGCGGCAACGTGAAGCCGAACTGGCACTGGAAAAAACCGAACAGTTGGCCGAGCAGAACGGTGACCTGCCAAAAAGCATCAGCCGGCAGCTACAGATCAACCGTGAGCTTTCCGCCGCGTTGAACAATCAGGCCCAGCGCATGGATCTGATCTCATCCCAACAACGTCAGGCTGCCGCGCAAACGCTGCAGGTGCGCCAGGCATTAAGCACCATCATCGAACAGGCCCAATGGCTTGGCTCCTCGTCCGCACTGGGAGAAACCCTGCGCGCCCAGGTGGCGACGCTGCCGGAAATGCCCAAGCCACAGCAGTTGGACGGCGATATGGCTCAGCTGCGTGTACAGCGGCTGCAGTTTGAAAGCCAACTGGAGAAGCTCTCACAGCGGGAGTTTAAACGCGACGACGGTAGTGAGCTGACCAGCGCGGAACGGCGTATCGTCGACGCCCAGTTACGTACCCAGCGTGAACTGCTCAATTCACTGCTTTCCGGCTGCGATACCCAAATTCTCGAGCTGACCAAGCTGAAAGTGGCCAACACCCAGCTGATTGAGGCCCTGAACGAAATCCGGGACGCCACCCACCGTTATCTGTTCTGGGTGCCGGACATTAATCCGATCAACCTGTCCTACCCGATTAACGTGGCGCACGATCTCACTGTGTTACTGTCACTGGATACGCTGTCACAACTCGGCGGCGCCTTTATGATGATGGTGACCAGCAAGGAAACGCTAATCCCCATCTTCGGCGCCCTGCTGCTGGTGATTTTCAGCATCAGTTCCCGCAAGCACTACCACGCCTTCCTGACCCGGGCCAGCAGCCGGGTCGGCAAAGTTACTCAGGATGAGTTTTTCCTGACGGTTCGCACCGTGTTCTGGTCGATTCTGGTGGCGCTGCCACTGCCGGTGCTGTGGGCGGCGCTCGGTTTTGGCCTGCAGAGTGCCTGGAACTATCCGGTAGCCGAAGCCATCGGCAAGGGCGTCACCGCCACGCTGCCTATTTTGTGGGTCTGCATGATCTGCGCCGCCTTTGCCCACCCCCAGGGGCTGTTTATCGTGCACTTCCGCTGGCCGGTGAAGCAGGTTTCACGCGCCATGCGTTACTACAAGATGTCGATCTGGCTGATCGTGCCGCTGATCATGGCGCTGATTACCTTCGACAGCCTGAAAGAGCGCGAATTTGCCAGCACCCTCGGCCGGCTGTGCTTTATCTTGCTGTGTCTGGCATTGGCCCTGGTAACCAACAGCCTGAAACGTGCCGGCATCCCGCTGTATCTGGACAAGAAAGGCTCCGGCGAGAACATGGTCAACACCGCGCTGTGGGGGCTGCTGCTGTCGGCTCCGGTGCTGGCGGCGCTGGCATCGGCCGTCGGTTACCTGACCACGGCGCAGGCGCTGCTGGCGCGTCTGGAAACCTCGGTAGCCATCTGGTTCTTCCTGTTGGTGATTTACCATATTATCCGTCGCTGGATGCTGATCCAACGGCGCCGTATCGCCTTCGACCGCGCCAAGCAGCGCCGCGCCGATATCCTGGCGCAGCGCGCCAGAGGCGAAGAGGAAACGCCGCATACGCCTAACAGTACCGAAGGCTCGATGGACATGGATGATTCGGAGATCGATCTGGACACCATCAGCGCCCAGTCGCTGCGATTGGTGCGTTCGATCCTGACCATGATCGCGCTGGTGTCGGTGATCGTCCTGTGGTCGGAGATCCATTCCGCCTTCGCTTTCCTTGAAAACATCACCCTGTGGAACGTCAGCTCCACGGTTAACGGCGTGGATACCCCACACCCCATCACCCTGGGCGCGGTGCTGATCGCCATTTTAGTGCTGATCGTCACCATGCAGTTGGTGCGTAATCTACCGGCTCTGCTGGAGCTGGCGGTGCTGCAGCATCTGGATCTGACGCCGGGTACCGGCTATGCCATTACCACCATTACCAAGTACCTGCTGCTGCTGTTCGGCGCAGTACTGAGTTTTTCCTGGATCGGTATTGAGTGGTCGAAACTGCAATGGGTAGTGACCGCGCTCAGCGTGGGGTTGGGCTTTGGTATGCAGGAGATCTTCTCCAACTTTATCTCCGGCCTGATCATTTTGTTCGAAAAACCGATCCGCATTGGCGATACCGTGACGATCCGCAATCTGACCGGCAGCGTCACCAAGATCAACACCCGTGCCACCACCATTTCGGACTGGGATCGCAAAGAGATCATCGTGCCGAATAAGGCCTTTATCACCGAACAGTTCATTAACTGGTCGCTGTCGGATAACCTGACCCGTGTGGTATTGACCGTGCCGGCTCCTGGGGATGCCAACAGCGAAGAGGTGACCAAGATCCTGACCAACGCTGCCGAACGCTGTTCACTGGTGCTCGATACCCCCGCACCAGAGGTGTATTTGGTCGATCTGCAGCAGGGCATCCAGATCTTTGAGTTGCGTATCTATGCCGCCGAGATGGGCCACCGCATGCCGCTACGCCACGAGATCCATCAGTTGATTCTGGACGGTTATCGCGAGCACGGCATTACGCTGCCATACCCACCGTTCCAGGTACGCAGCGAGACGCTCTCACGCCTGACCAGCAATGGCCGCACACCGCCGTCCACCCCGCCGCCGAACACCAAACGCGAATCAGGCAGTCTGTAA
- the queG gene encoding Epoxyqueuosine reductase — MTHPLDLNQLAQHIKQWGQSLGFQQVGICDTDLSAEEPKLQAWLDKQYHGEMEWMARHGMLRARPHELLPGTLRVISVRMNYLPAKAAFASTLQNPELGYVSRYALGRDYHKLLRQRLKKLGDQIQAYCGELNFRPFVDSAPVMERALASKAGIGWVGKHSLILNREAGSWFFLGELLIDLPLPVDEPQQEQCGRCVACITTCPTGAIVAPYTVDARRCISYLTIELEGAIPEEFRPLLGNRIYGCDDCQLICPWNRFSQLTDEDDFSPRAALHAPQLIELFAWTEEKFLRITEGSAIRRIGHLRWLRNIAVALGNAPYQDAIVIALRSRLEQDAMLDEHIHWALKQQLGRREEQGIEVQTMQKKRLIRAVEKGLPRDA; from the coding sequence ATGACTCACCCCCTCGATCTCAATCAACTCGCCCAACATATCAAGCAATGGGGCCAATCGCTAGGATTCCAGCAGGTAGGCATCTGCGACACCGATCTTAGCGCGGAAGAGCCTAAACTGCAGGCCTGGCTGGACAAACAATACCACGGCGAAATGGAGTGGATGGCGCGCCACGGTATGCTGCGCGCCCGGCCCCATGAGCTACTGCCCGGCACCCTGCGGGTGATCAGCGTACGCATGAACTATCTACCGGCCAAAGCGGCCTTTGCCAGCACGCTGCAGAACCCCGAATTGGGCTATGTCAGCCGCTATGCGTTGGGGCGTGATTATCACAAACTGCTTCGCCAACGGCTGAAAAAGCTTGGCGATCAGATCCAGGCCTACTGCGGCGAACTGAATTTCCGCCCTTTTGTCGACTCCGCGCCGGTGATGGAACGCGCATTGGCCTCCAAGGCCGGGATTGGCTGGGTTGGTAAACACTCACTTATTCTCAATCGCGAAGCCGGCTCCTGGTTCTTTCTCGGCGAACTGCTGATCGATCTGCCCTTGCCAGTGGATGAACCGCAGCAGGAACAATGCGGCCGCTGCGTCGCCTGTATCACCACTTGCCCGACCGGAGCCATCGTCGCGCCCTATACCGTGGATGCCCGGCGCTGCATCTCCTATCTCACCATCGAGCTGGAAGGCGCCATTCCTGAAGAATTTCGGCCGTTGTTAGGCAACCGTATCTACGGCTGTGATGATTGCCAGCTTATCTGCCCCTGGAACCGCTTCTCACAGCTCACTGACGAAGATGATTTCAGCCCGCGTGCCGCACTGCATGCGCCGCAGCTGATTGAACTGTTCGCCTGGACGGAAGAGAAATTCCTGCGCATCACCGAAGGTTCTGCCATCCGACGCATCGGCCATTTACGCTGGTTGCGTAATATTGCCGTGGCACTGGGTAATGCCCCCTATCAGGATGCCATAGTGATCGCGCTGCGCTCCCGGCTGGAACAGGACGCTATGCTGGATGAACATATCCACTGGGCACTGAAGCAGCAATTGGGACGGCGTGAGGAGCAAGGTATAGAAGTGCAGACAATGCAGAAAAAACGATTGATACGGGCTGTGGAAAAAGGATTACCGAGGGATGCCTAA
- the orn gene encoding Oligoribonuclease has product MTGNENNLIWIDLEMTGLDPERDRIIEIATLVTDANLNILAEGPVIAVHQSDEQLGLMDDWNVRTHTGSGLVERVKASQYDDHAAELATIAFLQQWVPAGKSPICGNSVGQDRRFLFRYMPELEAYFHYRYLDVSTLKELARRWKPEILSGFKKQGTHQAMDDIRESVGELAYYREHFIQL; this is encoded by the coding sequence ATGACAGGAAACGAAAATAACCTGATTTGGATCGATCTGGAGATGACCGGGTTGGATCCAGAACGCGATCGCATTATCGAGATCGCTACCCTGGTCACCGACGCCAATCTGAATATCCTCGCGGAAGGGCCAGTGATCGCCGTGCATCAATCCGACGAACAGCTTGGCCTGATGGATGACTGGAACGTGCGGACTCATACCGGCAGCGGACTGGTGGAAAGGGTGAAGGCCAGTCAGTACGACGACCATGCCGCCGAGTTGGCCACCATCGCCTTTTTGCAACAGTGGGTACCGGCGGGCAAATCACCAATCTGCGGCAACAGTGTGGGCCAGGACCGCCGCTTCCTGTTCCGTTATATGCCGGAACTGGAAGCCTACTTCCATTACCGCTATCTGGATGTCAGCACTTTGAAGGAGCTGGCGCGCCGTTGGAAACCGGAAATCCTCAGCGGTTTTAAAAAGCAGGGCACTCATCAGGCTATGGATGATATCCGTGAGTCGGTGGGCGAATTGGCCTATTACCGTGAGCATTTCATCCAGCTATAA
- the frdA gene encoding Fumarate reductase flavoprotein subunit translates to MQTFNADLAIIGAGGAGLRAAIAAAEANPQLKIALISKVYPMRSHTVAAEGGSAAVTQDHDSFDYHFNDTVAGGDWLCEQDVVDHFVHNCPREMTQLEQWGCPWSRKEDGSVNVRRFGGMKIERTWFAADKTGFHMLHTLFQTSLKYPQIQRFDEHFVLDILVDDGQARGLVAMNMMEGTRVQIRANAVVMATGGAGRVYRYNTNGGIVTGDGMGMAFHHGIPLRDMEFVQYHPTGLPGSGILMTEGCRGEGGILVNKDGYRYLQDYGMGPETPLGEPKNKYMELGPRDKVSQAFWHEWRAGRTVATPRGDVVYLDLRHLGEKKLLERLPFICELAKAYVGVDPVKEPIPVRPTAHYTMGGIETDQNCETRIKGLFAVGECSSVGLHGANRLGSNSLAELVVFGRVAGEQAARRALETGPANGSALDAQGRDVETRLSNLMKQEGNENWAKIRDEMGMSMEEGCGIYRTPELMQKTVDKLAELKERFKRVKITDSSSVFNTDLLYTIELGYGLDVAECMAHSAFNRKESRGAHQRLDEGCTERDDVNFLKHTLAFHNPNGAPRLEYSDVKITKLPPAKRVYGAEAEAQDKKDKEQANG, encoded by the coding sequence GTGCAAACCTTTAACGCCGATCTTGCCATTATTGGGGCCGGGGGTGCTGGTTTACGTGCAGCAATAGCCGCAGCGGAAGCCAACCCCCAACTGAAAATCGCGCTAATCTCAAAAGTCTACCCGATGCGCAGCCATACGGTGGCCGCTGAAGGAGGCTCCGCCGCCGTCACTCAGGATCACGATAGCTTCGACTACCACTTCAACGACACCGTTGCCGGTGGCGATTGGCTGTGTGAACAGGACGTGGTCGACCATTTCGTCCACAACTGCCCGCGCGAAATGACCCAGCTTGAGCAATGGGGTTGTCCATGGAGCCGTAAAGAGGACGGTTCAGTCAACGTACGTCGCTTCGGCGGCATGAAGATTGAGCGCACCTGGTTCGCCGCCGACAAGACCGGCTTCCACATGCTGCACACCCTGTTCCAGACCTCGCTCAAATATCCGCAAATCCAGCGTTTCGACGAGCACTTCGTGCTGGATATTCTGGTGGATGACGGCCAGGCCCGTGGCCTGGTGGCGATGAACATGATGGAAGGCACCCGCGTGCAGATCCGTGCCAATGCGGTAGTCATGGCTACCGGCGGTGCCGGCCGCGTGTACCGCTACAACACCAACGGCGGTATCGTCACCGGTGATGGCATGGGCATGGCATTCCACCACGGCATACCTCTGCGTGATATGGAGTTCGTCCAATATCACCCTACCGGCCTGCCCGGCTCCGGTATCCTGATGACCGAAGGCTGCCGTGGCGAAGGCGGCATTCTGGTAAACAAAGACGGCTACCGCTACCTGCAGGACTACGGCATGGGGCCGGAAACCCCGCTGGGTGAGCCAAAGAACAAATACATGGAACTGGGCCCGCGCGACAAGGTTTCACAGGCTTTCTGGCATGAATGGCGAGCCGGCCGTACCGTTGCTACCCCACGCGGAGACGTGGTTTATCTCGACCTGCGCCACCTGGGTGAAAAGAAACTGCTGGAACGTCTGCCGTTCATCTGTGAACTGGCCAAGGCCTATGTCGGCGTCGACCCGGTGAAAGAGCCGATCCCGGTACGTCCGACCGCGCACTACACCATGGGCGGCATTGAAACCGATCAAAACTGCGAAACCCGTATCAAAGGGCTGTTTGCCGTCGGTGAATGTTCCTCCGTCGGCCTGCACGGCGCCAACCGTCTGGGTTCCAATTCGCTGGCGGAACTGGTGGTGTTCGGCCGGGTAGCCGGTGAACAAGCCGCTCGCCGCGCGCTGGAAACCGGCCCGGCGAACGGTAGTGCTCTGGATGCACAAGGGCGTGACGTCGAAACCCGCTTGAGCAACCTGATGAAACAGGAAGGCAACGAGAACTGGGCCAAAATCCGCGACGAGATGGGCATGTCGATGGAAGAAGGCTGCGGTATTTACCGCACGCCGGAACTGATGCAGAAAACCGTCGATAAACTGGCCGAGCTGAAAGAACGCTTCAAGCGCGTCAAAATTACCGACAGCTCCAGCGTGTTCAATACCGATCTGCTGTACACCATCGAGCTGGGTTACGGGCTGGACGTGGCCGAATGCATGGCGCATTCCGCCTTCAACCGTAAAGAATCCCGCGGTGCCCACCAGCGTCTGGACGAAGGCTGTACCGAACGTGACGACGTGAATTTCCTCAAGCATACGCTGGCGTTCCATAACCCGAACGGCGCACCACGCCTGGAATACAGCGACGTGAAGATCACCAAACTGCCACCGGCCAAACGTGTTTACGGCGCTGAAGCCGAAGCGCAGGATAAAAAGGATAAGGAGCAGGCAAATGGCTGA
- the yjeA gene encoding poxB regulator PoxA, which translates to MSETASWQPSAPIANLLKRAAILTEIRRFFADRGVLEVETPTMSQATVTDIHLFPFQTRFVGPGAADGLTLYMMTSPEYHMKRLLAAGSGPIYQMGRSFRNEEAGRHHNPEFTMLEWYRPHYDMYRLMNEVDDLLQQVLDCDSAETLSYQQAFLRHLDIDPLSAEKAQLREAAAKLDLSNIADTEEDRDTLLQLLFTVGVEPHIGRDKPAFVYHFPASQASLAEISTEDHRVAERFEVYFKGIELANGFRELTDSREQGQRFAQDNRKRAERGLPQHPIDNNLLDALQHGMPECSGVALGVDRLVMLALGAESLSEVLAFPVDRA; encoded by the coding sequence ATGAGCGAAACGGCAAGCTGGCAGCCAAGTGCACCCATCGCCAATTTGTTGAAGCGCGCAGCGATCCTGACTGAGATCCGGCGTTTCTTCGCCGATCGTGGCGTATTGGAAGTTGAGACGCCAACCATGAGCCAGGCGACGGTCACCGATATCCACCTGTTCCCGTTCCAGACGCGTTTCGTCGGGCCCGGCGCGGCGGATGGCCTGACGCTGTACATGATGACCAGCCCGGAATACCACATGAAGCGCTTGCTGGCGGCGGGCAGCGGTCCGATCTATCAGATGGGGCGCAGCTTCCGTAATGAGGAAGCCGGCCGTCACCACAACCCGGAATTCACCATGCTGGAGTGGTACCGCCCGCATTACGACATGTACCGTCTGATGAATGAGGTGGACGATCTGCTACAGCAGGTGCTGGATTGCGACAGCGCGGAAACCCTGTCCTATCAGCAGGCTTTCCTGCGCCATCTGGATATCGATCCGCTGTCAGCGGAGAAGGCACAACTGCGTGAAGCGGCGGCCAAGCTGGATCTGAGCAACATTGCCGATACGGAAGAAGATCGCGATACGCTGTTGCAACTGCTGTTTACCGTCGGCGTGGAGCCGCACATTGGTCGTGACAAACCGGCGTTCGTTTATCACTTCCCGGCCAGCCAGGCGTCGCTGGCGGAGATCAGTACCGAGGATCACCGGGTGGCGGAGCGTTTCGAGGTTTACTTCAAAGGCATTGAGCTGGCGAATGGCTTCCGTGAACTGACGGACAGCCGCGAACAAGGGCAGCGTTTTGCCCAGGACAACCGCAAGCGTGCGGAACGTGGCCTGCCACAGCATCCGATTGATAACAACCTGCTGGATGCTTTGCAGCACGGCATGCCTGAATGCTCTGGCGTGGCGCTGGGGGTTGACCGTTTGGTGATGCTGGCGCTGGGTGCCGAGAGCCTGAGTGAAGTGCTGGCGTTCCCGGTCGATCGCGCATAA
- the psd gene encoding Phosphatidylserine decarboxylase proenzyme — protein MLDSIKIKLQYWLPKLALTRLAGWGADKQAGWLTQLVVKGFARYYRVDMQEAQNPDLTSYATFNDFFVRPLRDGARPIVDGTHWLALPADGAISQLGPINDDQIFQAKGHYYSLEALLAGNYILAEPFRNGLFATTYLAPRDYHRVHMPCDGVLREMIYVPGDLFSVNPLTAANVPNLFARNERVICVFDTAIGPMVQILVGATIVGSIETVWAGTVTPPREGVIKRWTYPAEGTEGAIALEKGAEMGRFKLGSTVINLFTPGSVQFAPQLNNGTVTRMGEAFAEIPAASVAAETTQI, from the coding sequence GTGCTGGATAGCATCAAAATTAAATTGCAGTATTGGTTACCCAAGCTGGCGCTGACGCGCCTGGCCGGCTGGGGCGCAGATAAACAAGCCGGCTGGCTGACCCAGCTAGTGGTGAAGGGCTTCGCCCGCTATTACCGCGTGGATATGCAGGAAGCACAAAATCCTGACCTGACCTCTTATGCGACCTTCAACGACTTCTTTGTTCGCCCCCTGCGTGACGGCGCACGTCCGATCGTCGATGGCACCCACTGGCTGGCGCTGCCTGCAGATGGCGCGATAAGCCAACTCGGCCCAATCAACGACGACCAGATTTTCCAGGCTAAAGGTCATTACTACAGCCTTGAGGCGCTGCTGGCCGGCAACTACATACTGGCTGAGCCGTTCCGCAACGGCCTGTTCGCCACCACTTACCTGGCACCTCGTGACTATCACCGTGTGCATATGCCATGCGATGGCGTACTGCGCGAAATGATCTATGTTCCGGGCGACCTGTTTTCTGTTAACCCGCTGACCGCGGCCAACGTGCCAAACCTGTTTGCCCGCAATGAGCGTGTGATCTGCGTATTCGATACCGCTATCGGGCCTATGGTGCAGATCCTGGTGGGCGCCACCATCGTCGGCAGCATCGAAACCGTCTGGGCCGGTACCGTTACACCGCCGCGCGAAGGCGTCATCAAGCGCTGGACCTATCCGGCAGAAGGCACTGAAGGCGCTATCGCACTGGAGAAAGGGGCAGAAATGGGCCGCTTCAAGCTCGGCTCGACGGTCATCAACCTGTTTACCCCAGGCAGCGTGCAGTTTGCCCCGCAATTGAACAACGGCACCGTGACCCGTATGGGCGAAGCCTTCGCAGAAATCCCGGCTGCATCTGTCGCCGCTGAAACAACGCAGATCTAA
- the rsgA gene encoding Putative ribosome biogenesis GTPase RsgA has protein sequence MSKNKLSKGQERRVQANHQRRLKRTDNKPELDDSQLGEPQDGIVISRFGMHADVEAVDGTQHRCNIRRTLRSLVTGDRVVWRPGVGTHAGVKGIVEAVHERTSVLNRPDIYDGVKPIAANIDQIVIVSAILPELSLNMIDRYLVACETLEVEPLIVLNKIDLLDAEARKTVDGMMDIYRHIGYRVLEVSSQTREGMEAFEQALADRISIFAGQSGVGKSSLLNALLPPSDKQILVNQVSDVSGLGQHTTTAARLYHFQHGGDVIDSPGVREFGLWHLEPEQVTQAYVEFRDYLGGCKFRDCRHDTDPGCAIRGAMEKGDIAKERFENYHRILESMASVKVRKNFTDAAG, from the coding sequence GTGAGCAAGAACAAACTGTCCAAAGGTCAAGAACGCCGCGTGCAGGCGAACCATCAACGTCGCCTGAAGCGCACTGACAACAAACCGGAACTGGATGATTCCCAACTGGGTGAGCCGCAGGACGGCATCGTCATCAGTCGTTTCGGCATGCACGCCGACGTTGAAGCAGTGGATGGCACTCAGCACCGCTGTAACATCCGCCGTACGTTACGTTCGCTGGTGACCGGCGATCGTGTGGTATGGCGCCCTGGCGTCGGCACCCATGCCGGGGTGAAGGGCATCGTAGAGGCCGTGCATGAACGCACTTCCGTACTGAACCGCCCCGACATCTACGACGGCGTGAAGCCCATCGCCGCCAATATCGATCAGATCGTCATCGTCTCCGCCATCCTGCCAGAGCTGTCGCTGAATATGATCGACCGCTATCTGGTGGCCTGTGAAACGCTGGAAGTCGAGCCGCTGATCGTACTGAACAAAATCGATTTACTGGATGCCGAAGCACGCAAGACCGTCGACGGGATGATGGATATCTACCGCCATATCGGCTACCGGGTGTTGGAAGTTTCCAGCCAGACGCGTGAAGGCATGGAGGCGTTTGAACAAGCGCTGGCCGACCGTATCAGTATCTTTGCCGGCCAGTCCGGGGTGGGTAAATCCAGCCTGCTGAACGCCCTGCTGCCACCGAGCGATAAGCAAATTCTGGTAAATCAGGTTTCCGATGTCTCTGGCCTCGGGCAACATACCACCACCGCTGCGCGGCTGTACCATTTCCAGCACGGCGGCGATGTGATCGATTCACCGGGTGTGCGTGAGTTTGGTCTGTGGCATCTGGAGCCGGAACAAGTGACTCAAGCCTATGTCGAATTCCGTGACTATTTGGGCGGTTGCAAATTCCGCGACTGCCGCCACGATACCGACCCAGGCTGCGCCATCCGCGGGGCGATGGAGAAAGGCGATATCGCGAAAGAGCGTTTCGAAAACTACCATCGCATTCTGGAAAGCATGGCCTCAGTGAAGGTTCGCAAGAACTTCACCGACGCCGCAGGCTGA